The genomic stretch TTTACTCTCTTCTGAACTTAATAAAGATAGACCTTGAATATCCTTTAGAGAAAGCATTTCATATTGAACAAATTGAGTGGTCATCTAGTAATCCTACAGATGGACTGGAGCATCTTATGATGAACTAACTATAGCAAAGACATAATGATTTGGTGATCTTATTTTGTAGGCAGTTGCATAAATTCCTAGAGCCATTGCAGGTACAGTGACGATGGTATATGTGTTGATCAGGAATCAAGAGTTGATCCAGAGATTTCATTTTGGTATGGGACATAAATCTCAGTATAGTCTCTGGGCTTCTTTTGATCATGAGTTTCCAGCATAGTGTTAGATAACATAATAGAtgtcaaataatacaaataaatgtcTTCATATTGTAGTATAAAGACTCTAAATCTCACCACTGTGGTAGGCTGTGGGTTGGAAGGCTCcctggaaaaatatatttaagattcaTAAAAGCAAAGGCAACTAGTTCCACTTTAGGCCTAAGAATTACGATATGAACCTTGAACATTCACAAAAATTACCTCTTCCTCAAGCATATGTTAATCAAAATTAAACCCTTAGTTATGAaaaactcagattttattttttaataagtctTTGTATAGACTTTCCAAGATTAgagaaaattctgttttctctaatcttgcaggattttaatttttgcaggattttaaattttgcaggatttttaattttaactttaatttctgTTAGAGAAAATTCTGAGTGATTTAGCCTGCCTAAACTGGAAAGTAGAAGTAATCCTTTCAAAGCACAATTAGTGACTGCCTTCTGTGCACAGAGCAGTCTAGTAAATGCTCTGGAAAGTATAAAGGAAGCAGACAATACAAATTCTGCCCTCAGGGGTGGGATTTGTCTTATATGTAGAGTTTGCTGTCTAGCATCAGTGAGTGTTGAGGTCTGAAAACAAGGGAGTAGACATATCTCAGGTCCTTATTGGAAACAAGACTTCTTTGGCTCCATACTTAAATGGAAAGTTTACATGGAATCATGGGTACAATCCATTCTCAAGTGAGAAAGGAGCCATCAGCTCTGTGACTTTCAGGCTAAGCAGCCTCATTCAGCAGTCTGCTTGGATAAATAAGGTCTTATTCTATCATCACTGCCTGTCAGCTGTATCTGTCATTTAGTGTCACTAACTTAGGCCAGATCAAACAGAAAGCAACCTCTGCCACAAAGCATCTTCCTAGGCAGAGATCACAACATAAACTAAAGCACTAACTCTCAAGATCCTGTTGTCACGATGATTCAGTTCATATATTATCTCTGACTTTTCTGAGATGATCTAATAAGTtccaagcaaaaataaatatttaatctttgATTAAATAACATTATTACTTAGTCTAGGGTGACTGGGTTACATAGGATGGCTTGAAAGAGATAAGCCTTggtggacattttaaaaatttaactgaaGTAAAGAGCAATTGGTTTAGTTCCCTTCCCCTAGAGTGTTGTGGTGTTGAGAAGACAAAACTTTGGGAACAATCACAGAGGGGCTAGATAGACAATGCAGAATTGCTGCTGGAGAGACTGAGAGAGTAGATATTAAATAACTAAGTGTGTGCTGGATGAATAATGTTCTGGATCCAAGAAAGACATACACAGGTAAAAAATGAATTCATGCCTTTTGTGTTGTTCAAAActtgtactttatttttctcaaatatttttacttatgcTTTTTGTCATTAtccacagtgttttttttttttaagcctgagCCACTTTGTGGTTTTAGCTTCAATATAATAATCATCCCCTTACTCTTAGACTAATTCCTTTTCCCCTGTCACTTTGCCTGTATAGTCTGTAAAAATGAGGACCTTAGAAAATGAACATTTCCTGTGAACTTGAGAGACTATACAACCAATGCCCAAATCAGTAGGATTAGGCAGGTAAAACCAGTTGGATAGCAGATATGTTATGATCTGTTGGACAAAGGTATAGTTGTGTGCATGTCTACAAGGTCATCGTGATTCGCCATTAGCTTAAGGATCATGTAGGTTGACCAGGGTGAGGTAGGACTATCCACAGGATTGTGTAAATTGTGGTAGGGGAGGCAGTATACAATATTCATGAATTAAACACCTAGCTAACTGCTTTCCTGAAAATAGTCTGTGTTCTAAAAGACAAAGATCTaggtttttttgctgtttttttctttaacttatgAAGATTCAAGTCACTAATATGTTACTTGCTCTGGTTTAAAATGAAAGCAACTGGCTATGGTAAGGTAGAGAAGACAGCTGAATTGTATCAGAATATTTAAGACTTTTAAGTTCTGAGTTACCTCaccttataaaaatatatgtcaataTACTAAGTACCCAACAAAGATCCAGGATGtgggatatttaaaaatacatttctcttgtaTCAGCACCAAAAATACCAGTTTCTGTACAACCCGTGTTTTTAAGTATAcacacattaaaattatttctgataaaAAATCACAAACTCCACAGAAATCATTAAAGATATATGCAAATtactttcaaatacattttgaCATCAAAGTCAGGCAATTCACTTGGAAGAATGTTATAATGAATATCACTGAATTTTTGTAGTAAGATGTTTGACGTCAATTTTGATTATGGGAATACATCTCACACAAAGGAGGCACTGGTATTTAGAAACTTAGGAAAATTACTAGAATTGTTAAGACTGAGGTGAAGAATTTGTACATCCTTCCACAATTTCAAAGAGGTAGTGATAGATACTTGTCCTCCTGGCAATATCAAATGCAGTTTCTTCCAAGTTGTTTTTCAGCCCTGGTTTGACATAACGGTTCATCAGGAGGAGTTCTAGGGTATCCTTGCTGTCTCTGTTCCCAGCAGCAAGATGCAAGGGGGTCAAGAGGCCTTTTGTTTGGGCATTGATATCTGCATCATGCTGTAGTAAGAAAGAAGCCACTCTGGTATTATTCCACTTACAAGCACTGTGCAGGGGCGTCCAGCCATCCACAGTCACTGCATGAACATCTGCCCCCTGTGCAATGAGCTCCCGGACAATATCTAAGTGTCCACTGTAGGCTGCTCGATGAAGAGGGGTATACTCATCTTCATCCCTAGTGTTCACATGAGTGGCCTTTTCAGAAAGTAGTCTCTGCACTGTGGTaagctgagaagaaaaaaagaaatctttcaaCTCAACTCAAACCAAAACAATAACTAAAACAAAATTGTCTTGTGGTGTTAGATCTAATTAAGTTGAATAAAAACTTCCTCGTTAGTAgataactttaaaatgaaaataatttaagatcTCTTTTTTGGGAGGAGAGGACTACTGATTTAAGAATGAACAAGTTAGTGTTAACTACACTTTATTGCTTCTAAGAATGAGATTCTCTGAATATCAAACCATAAATTTACTCCTGGTCCAACTAAGGTTTATTGCATAAAAGCTTCAGTCCAGTGAATAACATAGGCTTTAattgtgtttaatattttatatgttatctGTGAAGAAAACGTAACTGCTTGATTTTTCTGTAGGATTATCACACCAATATACACACtgtatgaaacttttaaaaataaaacttttaacagAAGAATAAAGTATTAATAAGGAATTCTAGGGATTCAAGAGCTCAATTCCTTCTCAATACAACCTTAGAAACATCCTTTTAGGTTGTAATTTTTAGTTTGTTCTATGGGCCTCTGGTTAAATGTGGCATGCTCTTGGGttaaaaagctatttaaaatacaaGACCCTTTTAGTTATTAGTTTACTAACACAGACATGGGGAAACTTAGTAAAATGAGGTGGAAGTGGCCAAGCAGAGGGAATAAGCTTTTGATGTTCATTCCACTTGGCTGATCCTGGGCAAATTAATATTCCTGAATCTCAATTTCTTACTCTATAAAAGAGAAGAACATTACTTATAGGGATACatgatgattaaataaaataatgtaataaggTACCTGGTATAgttagtatttaataaatgttagtttccaTCCTCTCTTTCCTAAATGATCCTAATGACTttatataaatgattttaaaatatagatgatTGCTTGCTATCTTTATAGATAATTATCCTTAAACCCCCAAATAATACCTAGCATGACACTTTGCAGCTTAATATGTGCTTTCATGTACATTGTCTCATTTGGTCCTCACAATCAAGAGATAGGTATGATGGCCATAACAGTAAAGGCAGGTCTTCTGGCTGGAACCCAATGCTTTTCCTACTGTCACACTTccctctgtaattttttttttttttacccgaTTTTTTTCAGCAGCCCAAAGAAGCAATCTGCTTgggtctttttccatttttttttcttgcaatcgATACCACTCTTCATTTTTGTCATCTTGCTCCTCATCTTCATCAGAATTGCCTACCCAAAGACTTTGAGTACCAGTAGGAATAAGGTGTCCATGTGTTTCCAACAATTCAAGTTGGTTAAAGTGTTCAGAAAAATCCAAGGAATTCTCTTGGTCTGGTATTCCGtcatcatttcctttttctttttccatttttactacTATTCTAAATGAAAAGCATTTCAAATGCCAGGATATAAATCTTTCTAGAGATGAATTATGACTGCTTTGTTCATCAAGATCTgaaaacacaaatacaaaagttattaGTAAAACAATAATTCAGGCTTTATCAACTGCATAGATAAGTCTTGCAAACATATACAATTAAACCCTGTCCAAACccttgtttttctcatgataTCCCTTACATACACTAAATACTGATGCTGACAGAAAACAACAAACTACGATCTAATAGTGGTCTAATgcttcttttgttgttttcttctaagtcaactatattattataactattatttttaatctactGGTTTAGGTATGATGGTATTATGCTAACAGTGATGAATGCTTAAAGGTTTTGAAGTATAACTAATACAGTGAAGACAGATGCATTCAAGATTTTTATAAACTAGACACACAGATAAtatagagcagaaataaaaacttctaattcctaaaaaaactactttgaagaaTCAGGGATTCTTGAAGATGGAATAGCCCCCAAAAGGACATCTGTCCCAATCTCTCATCGGTGCATATATCTTTATCACAACATCTACACTAATTATCCTATTTCTACTTTGATAATTTCAGGCCTAGGAAAATTCACTGCTTTAAAAAGTAGTCGTGTTTATTGATAGGCAACTATAGTTCTTAGTTGAGTCCTTGTTTTCAACTGAATTTTGGctgtcattcattccttcattcaactaATATGAATAGAATGTCTGGTATGTGCCAATTTCTGGGTGCTGGGATTCAATAATGAGCAAGATCCATGTCTTCACCACAGGAAGCTTACTCTAGTGTAGGTGACTGGCAAAGACATCATGTGTCCGGCAAAGACAACATGATAAGTACTACTACAAGACCTTGTCTAGAAACCATGAGTATACAGGAGGTTCATAATTCCCCTAGTCCTAAGGGATTAAAGAAGGCTTCCTGAAAGAACTGATGTTTATTCTGCTAAGCTACCATATTAATTTTAAACCAATATCAGCTTAAAGGGTTACAGAACATATAAACCCTAATCAActaaagaaaaggagaataaccaatagataatttaaaaataccaattcCCAGCCTCCCAACTCTATTTGTTGAAATACAATCAGTCTTTCAAGGCTCTTCTCTGATGTtatctctttcattctttcttgatCCTCTCATTTAGATCGCTTTctgctttctactttttttggtgctacattttatttcaccactaactttgttcttgttttagtCCCTTAAAAGATTATAAGCTTAAAGATAAGGACCACATTTAACTTATATTTATCTCCTACTTGTCTATAGAAGGCATTAAGAAGTATGTGTAGCATTACATTTAATTAAAGTCTTGTCACTTGATTTTGCCTGGAATGGATTCTGAGAAGTTCCAGAGTTAGGCATACCCCCAAGATACTGATTTCTTGGTATCTAATCTCACAAGTTTAACAGTATACAATCTTAATGTGGTATTAAACTTTATTACTAGTGGCAATAGCACTAAACTCAAGTTTAAATGTATTATTCATGTCCAGTAACTTTTCTGGACCTGttactttattgtaaaatgtAAGCATTTTACTGAAGTATTCCTAAGGCCAATCCGGCTTTTCAGTCACCCAATCAGAGACACCCATGGAATCAAGAGATATCCAATCACAATTGCTTGTGTTTTATTAATTCTCCTGGAGATTCCACTTTTTGATTCTCAAACTAATTCCTGAACCTTGCAACACAAAAATGACCATACATCAATTCATTAAACACTTAACAGATGCTAATAAATAAAAGTTCACTTGTAATTATATCAAATATAGTAATCTTATACCACAGATCTTACCTTCTCCCCCAACATGCTTTTCCTTTCAATAAAAACTCCCTTTATATAAATTTTGAGTTTACACATCCAGATACAACAAATTATGTATAAAACTTTACTGGTATATTTAGTTTAAAAAGCCAAACCTAGGCGCATCTACCCGATTCACAGTTAAGAAACAAAACTGATTACTTGATGATGATATTCCTGATATTCCATCAGGAATATCAGGGTATGTTTCCTAACTTAAAGGGCATATCCTATTTTGCGAGAGATCCGAACTATGTCAACTCCTTACAAACAACTCAGTGATAGGCGGGGCTATAAACCTTACAGGTAAAGGAGGTTCAGATAGATTAACACAACTTGCCCTAGATCAAGGACCCCTCAATGGAACTGAAAGGGCAGGCGTTCTAATTCAAAAGTTCCACATTATTTTTCGCTGCACTATACATCTTACTGCTCTCAGCACAAAGCAATGCAGATGTGCTGAACTCAAGGACCTAGGGATGACACCTGTAGAGGGTCTGGCgactgggagggagggagaggggatcCAGCTCCGGCACTCTGCCACCGGCCGGGAGCTCACAGGCCCGCGAGCTCCGCCTGCGGCCTTCCAAACAGCCAAGAGCGGAGAAGCGGCTTCAGCCCTACCTGGGGACCACGACGCAGCCTGACCTGCAGGGCTCGGCCTGTGTCCACAGGCTACTCACCCCCACGGGCTCAAGAGTTCTTAGTTGGCGCCGATCCACCAGAAAGCGAGGTCCGGGACAGGGAATAACTACCCACCTGACAGAAGGGAAAATCGCCGCCTTGCATCTCACTTCCGGGTTCGTCTCCTAGGCTGCTCAGGATTGGCTCCTGCTTGAGGGCGGGGCCTCGCCGCTACTTTCCCCGCCCCCTCACGGCGGGCGGTAGCCAATGAGAGCCGAACTGGACTTGAAGCGTCTACGTTATCCATGAAGTGTCGCGAGAGAAACGGATGCCGTTCTCTCCCGCGGAATTCAGGTTTACGGCCCTGCGGGTTCTCAGAGGCAAGTTCAgaacttgttttcttttcacGGATCCTGCCCTTTCTTCCCGGAAAGAAGACAGCCTTGGGTCCCGATTGTGGGGCTTTGAAGAGTCCAGGAGTGGGGTAATTTAGGAATCGCATTCGTCTCCTGTTTCTGCAGGTTCCCAGGCGGAAGCCCAGAGTTAACTGGAACCTCGGGAAGAGCGGGCTGAGTGGGCCAGGGAGGGGTCCTGGCGGGCTCCGCGTTCTAATTCCGAGGTTCCCCGCGGTGAGGGCGTGTTGAGGCTTGGAATCTGGACAGAATCTGGAGCTCCAGATGTGGTGGGGGTTGTCTCGCGGTGGCAGCCACTCTTCCCCAAATCTATTTTCATTCATCCTGCTGGTGCCTAAAGGTATTCCTCCGCAGACCACGTGTTTGTTTATTTACACTCGCTTTAAACGCGGGCCCGTTGCCTTTTCCAAACTAGCcaggtcctttaaaaaaaatcgtGTGTTTGAACAGGAAATACAGGATTGCCTCTGTTCTCCCGAGTAACCAATGCGTGCAACTTAAAAATATCTGCACATCTAGAGTTGTTTGTGTGTTGAACCAGAACCGTATGTGACCCTTTTTGCCCATTTATTTAGCATACATTAATTTCCCATAAGAGCACGGGAAAGGAGAATAGGAGTTTAATCATCTTGGTGAAACTAGGAAACAGGATGTACACTGAAGATGCATTATTTTCTATGCttagttcattaaaaaaataaaagtatagtgGGTGTTTAGATGAAAATGAGACTTTTAGATTTGCCAGTCTGCTTAAGACGTCTGTACCTTGTGCAGCGTAAATCATGTTGGTTAAATACGtgcagtctttttaaaaatgtgttttatgatgtaattttgtttttagaatttctAGAATTTGGAATCGAGTGCATTTTCTGACACTTGACTACAGTACCTAGGGGTTCTTGGAGAAGAATCTGGTCCCAGAGGAGCTTGACTGACCATAAAAATGAGTACTGCAGATGCACTGTAAGCACCTGACTTCTGGAATCCCTTGTTACTTGGAGTTTCTAAAGCTCGTCAACTGTGATCACAGtaaaagaaaacttatttaataAGCAGTAAATAAGGAACCTGCTTATGAACAGAAATATTAGTCATCAAAAAGGATATTtggaatgttttaaatatttatctgttaACTGGAAGCTAATATGCAGCTATAGATTGGAGTCTTGCAGTAATTTGATATATTGATATAGTATTAAGTTTATGTTCTTAGGCTTCATCTTAAATtattgaaatgataaatattcttGAATTTTCCTGACAAATTCTTATTAGTCAATGCAGTTCTGTTTAAGATTTTTAGAGTAAATTCCTTTAGTTTTAAATAAGCTGGAAATGAATTTGAATGATATGGGAATAAATAAAAGGACTGTAAAAGTTatgtgcactttgggaggccgaggctggcgggatcatctgaggtcaggatttcgagaccagcctgaccaacatggtgaaaccccgtctctactaaaaatacaaaattagccaggcgtggtggcgcatgcctgtaatcccagctactcaggaggctgaggcaggagaatcacttgtacccaagaggcggaggttgcagtgagcccagatcgtaaAAAAAAGTTATGTGGGAAAGACTTTAGACTTGGAGTCTTTTACCCTAGTTTCAAGTCCTTGGATGCTACTAGCTCacgtgtgaccttgggcaagtcagcaGTTCTCTGAGCCTTCCCTCAATTTTGCCATTTGTATAATTGGAATAATTATACCTTTTTCAGATTAATTTTGAGGCTTAAATGAGAGAATTCATGTGAAAATACTTCATAAATTACTTCATAAGTTACTTCATAAACATGTAGTATTATGATTTGAAAAGTATTCTGACCTACCTTCTTGGATATATCAGTGAGAACTGTATGCATAtcatttttgaagtttttgaaGAGCAATCGTTTGTGGAAATATCTTTTGTttgtaaagatttaaattttgGAGATATatacagagatttttaaaaaattcattgtgGTTTATTGAAAATAGCCTGAGTTTTCATCATGGGTTTTAGTCTCGTTTCTGTCACTAGTTATGTGATAAAGCAGTTAATTTCTCTAGGTTTAGCCTTCTCATTTGTCAGAGATAATAATGCCTGACTCTTTATCTGTGAGGGTTGAGATGAGAtcatagaaataaaagtattttatacaATTAAATTTACTGTAAGAGAGTATTAATAACTATTACATTGCTACTTCACGTTAAAGTACCTTCGAATATTACCAAATTCAAATTGGAACGATTCTATGTTGGCCAGCTTTATTAATGAAATCTAACTGTAGAGAGTAGAGTCAAGCAAGTGTCTTCAAGGGCCTGAATGTAAGTTATTAGCATATTAGTATAAAATTGACTTATAAACTTAGAGGAAGGCTTTTTAAATTAACTTCGATTTTCCTGGAAGAGTACGAAGTCAGATAAGTAGCAAGTTTATTTATCTGAGGAAAACAAGCAAACTTTCGGGCCTTGGTTGCACGAGTTTATAAAACTGGTTGTGACAAGATTATAAATTTTTGAAGCAGTTATAGAACCTTGTAAAGATTAATGTACATTTGTTCTATATTGAACTAGTGGTTAGGAAAACTGTAATGTTAATGATATGTTAAATACTTCAGATTTTCAGATGAACTCTAAGGctaaaaaaatgattttactccataactgttattatttattttatgtttaaatctcaATTTGTTTGAATATCCTTTTAATGAATTATTAACAttgaaatgtttcttctttcttaatataGTGATGatgaaaacacatttaaaatattagttgcAACAGATATTCATCTTGGATTTATGGAGAAAGATGCAGTCAGAGGAAATGATACGTTTGTAACACTCGATGAGATTTTAAGACTTGCCCAGGAAAATGAAGTGAGTGTGGTTTGTATTTGTGCACTTTCTACCGTATTCCCTTGGTCAACAAGTTACTTTTATTTCTGAAGTTAGAGATTTGTTTTATAAGCTCAGGTGCTTACCTAGCCTGCTTGAATATCGATATACTGAAAGCTCAAAGCTGATTTTGTATGCTTTGTGTCTTAAATTCAAGTAGGAGCTACTTTTGTAAATAGTCTGttaaaatttacaaatgtttttGGGGTGTTTACTGAATGCAGGATCCTGTGGCAGTGTCTATTTGAAATGTAAGGTGACTGTCAAAGCTTCTGCTTTCAGATAACATAGAATAAAACTAGTGTGAAACACAAATATCCACAATCCACAGTTGCAAGGTTGTATGTGTTAGGAGCCCTAAGAAAATTCTAAATAGCATTTCCTGTGAGTTTAGAGGCAGAAAAGATCACATTTAGATTATAGCAAGATAAGTTTAATGAAGAAGGTTGTGTTTAACTTGGGCTTTGGAGGAAGGGTAGACTTTTGGCCAGCGGGGAGCATAGAGAATGTACATCCGTGTGAAGCAGGAGTGAGGAAACAGGTGAGACAGTATAAGGTATGTTAGGGGCCCTGTAGTCAATTTGGCTCACCAGCAGGTCATAGTTAGCAAGCATGCTGAGAGACTAGAAGGAAGGGTTTGAGCTGCATTAATCAGGACTTCAAATATCAGACTGAGAAATTTGTATCCAGTTCAATAGAAAGTCTTCTGGCAGCAGAGTATAATACCATGAATTGGAGACCAGTTTGAGGCTTTTTTGAAGTGTTGACCTTAGGGatggaaaagaggaaatgaaCACAAGGGATACTGCAAAAAGAAGATTTGTGTACTTTGGTTAGTTGTAGCGGGGTGGGGATGAGGGCAAAGGGATGACAGTGACTCTGAAGTGTGTGGAGTTTGGGTGAATAGTTgtaccaaaaatagaaataagtagaTAAGGAAGAGGTACTTCTTCATGTGGGAAGGTGACAAATTCTGATTTCGACAAACTTAGAGTTGGAGACTGCAATGGGACATTCAGGGAAAAATTTCAGCAGGCAGTTAACATGTCAGCCCAGGAGAGAGTTggagaataaatgtaaaaattgacTTGCAAATGAACACCTCCAGCCTTGACTTTTCTGGAGAGTTCTCTTCAGTTTATCTGCTAGGTCCTTAGTTCTTCCTCCCAAATATATATGGTTTCTCTCTACTACTCTTTTCACACTAATAAACTTAGTCCAAAACTTGATCACATTTCACATGGCCTGCAGGAGGTCCCCTTCCATCTTTCTGCTTCCATTCTTTTCTGCTACATCTACTCAGCATAGCAGCCaaagtgaacttttaaaataataaatcagatCATGGCACTCTGTTGCCTAAAATTTTCCAAGTGTCCTTCCATTGAATCTAGTATAAAATTCAAACTACAAGGTTTGACTTGATCTTGACCCCTGCCATGAAACTTCATCTCCTACTACTCTCTGCCTGATTTACAATGCTACATCCACACTGGCATGTTCTACTCTGAGGCCCTTGCACAGCTAGTTCTTTCTGCTTGGAGCACATTGATCTTGGTGGGGCCGACTTCTGAGAGTTCAAGTCTTACCTTTTTGGAGACGTCTTCCCTGATACTTCCAAGCACTGTTTTATCACattactctgctttatttttttcatagcatatttttaatagcactatctgaaataatttattgaattatttacttgtttattgtctgttttcaCTGGAAGGAAAACTCCATGAGAGTGAAAATCTTTTGTTTGTTCATGCTATATCTTAGTGCTTAGAAAGAATCAGAAAGCAGTgggtatacatattttaaatttcttatttaagcGAGGCAATGGCtggattctttcttttattttaggttcaggggtacatgtgcaggtttgttatataggtaaactcatctgacagggatttgttgtacagattattttggcACCCAGGTATTAATCCTAGTACCCATtcgttatttttcctgatcctctccctcctcctatcATCTGCCCTCTggtaggtcccagtgtctgttgttcccctctttgtgtccatgtcttctcatcatttagctcccacttataagggagaagtagtatttgatttttctgttcctccattagttttctaagaatgacggcctccagctccatccgtgtccctgcaaagggcattatctggttctttttaatggctgcatagtattccatggtttatatgtatcacattttctttatctagtctaccagtgatgggcatttaggttgattccatgtctttgctattgtgaatagtactgcagtgaacatatgtgtgctgtgtctttatggtagaaggatttatattcctttgggtatataccgagtaatggaattgctgggtcaaatggtagttgcatttttaggtctttgaagaatcgtcacactgctttccacaatggttgaaccagtttacacccccaccaacagtgtataagtattcccttttctctgtaatttc from Nomascus leucogenys isolate Asia chromosome 15, Asia_NLE_v1, whole genome shotgun sequence encodes the following:
- the ANKRD49 gene encoding ankyrin repeat domain-containing protein 49, which translates into the protein MEKEKGNDDGIPDQENSLDFSEHFNQLELLETHGHLIPTGTQSLWVGNSDEDEEQDDKNEEWYRLQEKKMEKDPSRLLLWAAEKNRLTTVQRLLSEKATHVNTRDEDEYTPLHRAAYSGHLDIVRELIAQGADVHAVTVDGWTPLHSACKWNNTRVASFLLQHDADINAQTKGLLTPLHLAAGNRDSKDTLELLLMNRYVKPGLKNNLEETAFDIARRTSIYHYLFEIVEGCTNSSPQS